A region from the Fusarium graminearum PH-1 chromosome 4, whole genome shotgun sequence genome encodes:
- a CDS encoding endoglucanase-4 precursor, with product MASFKTSSLFAITTLVVQVAAHGHVDWIITNGVAYRGNPTQFPVAGWITGATDNGYVEPNSFSDPDIICHRAARNARGHIAVSAGDKISLKWNDWPSSHKGPVIDYLAKCPGNCQDADKNDLEFFKIGEEGLIDLSKDSGHWASDVLISNGNSWTLQIPSALASGNYVLRHEIIALHGAGQRNGAQNYPQCFNIKVTEGGNVLPEGVKGTALYKSDDPGILFDLYVPRGSLSYDIPGPTLVPGLPSSVEQRTTTATATSSAKIPGQQTTSSSSSSSLSSSSSSSSASTATPGNSSSSSSSSSTGSQGTTLITTTTSKSDSTPTGDIMCGPVHGLAKYSQCGGKNYVGQTVCAWGATCQVVNEYYWQCL from the exons ATGGCATCATTCAAGACATCCTCCCTTTTTGCTATCACAACTTTGGTAGTGCAGGTTGCTGCTCACGGTCATGTCGACTGGATCATAACCAACGGAGTAGCGTACCGAGGA AATCCAACCCAGTTCCCCGTCGCTGGATGGATTACCGGCGCAACTGATAATGGCTATGTGGAACCAAATAGCTTCTCCGACCCTGATATTATCTGCCACAGAGCCGCTAGAAATGCTCGAGGCCATATCGCCGTGTCCGCTGGCGACAAGATCAGTCTCAAATGGAACGACTGGCCATCATCTCACAAGGGTCCTGTCATTGACTACCTAGCCAAGTGCCCCGGAAACTGTCAGGACGCTGACAAGAATGACCTTGAGTTTTTCAAGATCGGCGAAGAAGGTCTCATTGACCTATCCAAGGACAGTGGCCACTGGGCTTCGGATGTTCTCATCAGCAATGGTAACTCCTGGACCCTCCAGATTCCTTCGGCTTTGGCTTCGGGAAACTATGTTTTACGACATGAGATTATTGCTCTTCACGGTGCAGGGCAAAGAAATGGTGCACAGAATTATCCTCAATGCTTCAACATTAAAGTCACAGAGGGTGGAAATGTACTTCCTGAAGGTGTCAAAGGCACCGCGCTTTACAAATCCGATGATCCGGGTATCCTCTTTGACCTCTACGTGCCCAGGGGCTCCTTGTCCTACGATATCCCCGGACCTACTCTGGTACCAGGTCTTCCTTCATCAGTTGAGCAAAGGACGACAACGGCTACTGCGACATCCAGCGCCAAAATTCCAGGCCAACAGACCacgtcttcgtcgtcttcatcatctttgtcgtcgtcgtcttcgtcatcctcagcctcaacagcaacgccTGGTAActccagctcttcatcttcttcaagctcaactgGTAGCCAAGGCACAACACTCATAACTACGACTACAAGCAAGTCTGATTCCACTCCGACTGGAGACATAATGTGCGGACCGGTACATGGCCTAGCCAAATATTCCCAGTGTGGAGGAAAGAACTACGTTGGTCAGACTGTTTGCGCCTGGGGAGCTACATGTCAGGTAGTGAACGAGTACTACTGGCAGTGTCTTTGA